The following coding sequences lie in one Rhodospirillaceae bacterium genomic window:
- a CDS encoding LysR substrate-binding domain-containing protein gives MPVTLRQLRYFRALAEHGSFSRAAEKVHISQPALSIQIRELEATLGGLVVERESRGVVLTRLGRDAFEQTIRILDETTLLETLGTRLENGPVRAAVGVLSTLAPYLVPGVMERLREASPRVDINIVESSGETLTAELVAGRLDAAVVSHPLGLLELCERILFEDRFLLAGHAERLASIRRNADDTVSPAELARADVGPLLTLDDSDCLAAQTMGACLTWRIREVRRGAGSLATLSRLVAQGAGLTLLPETAAAAERAASPDLCFLRLAAPQPARRIVLVHRTAAQGQRWIESLAEAVTEAGQALVSEAAAAVRSPPARGLAKPESLAEAA, from the coding sequence ATGCCTGTTACATTACGTCAATTGCGATATTTCCGTGCTTTGGCCGAACACGGTTCCTTTTCCCGCGCGGCCGAGAAGGTCCACATCTCGCAGCCCGCTCTTTCCATCCAGATCCGCGAGCTGGAAGCCACCCTGGGCGGTTTGGTGGTCGAGCGCGAGAGCCGGGGCGTCGTCCTGACCCGGCTCGGCCGCGACGCCTTCGAGCAAACGATCCGGATCCTCGACGAGACGACGCTGCTCGAGACATTGGGAACACGCCTTGAGAACGGTCCGGTGCGGGCCGCCGTGGGCGTCCTGTCGACCTTAGCCCCCTATCTGGTGCCGGGTGTCATGGAGCGCCTCAGGGAGGCGTCTCCGCGCGTCGACATCAATATCGTGGAGTCTTCCGGAGAGACACTGACCGCCGAACTGGTCGCCGGCCGCCTCGATGCCGCCGTCGTTTCGCACCCCCTGGGCTTGCTCGAACTCTGCGAGCGCATCCTGTTCGAAGACCGCTTCCTGCTCGCCGGCCATGCCGAGCGGCTCGCCTCGATCCGCCGCAATGCAGACGACACGGTCTCGCCGGCCGAACTGGCCCGGGCCGATGTCGGTCCGTTGCTCACGCTCGATGACAGCGATTGCCTCGCCGCCCAGACGATGGGGGCCTGCCTGACGTGGCGCATCCGTGAAGTCCGGCGCGGCGCCGGATCGCTGGCAACGCTCTCGCGCCTCGTCGCCCAGGGCGCCGGGTTGACCCTGCTGCCGGAGACCGCGGCAGCCGCGGAGCGCGCGGCGTCTCCGGATCTTTGCTTCCTGCGTCTTGCAGCGCCCCAGCCGGCGCGCCGTATCGTTCTCGTCCACCGGACCGCCGCCCAGGGCCAGCGCTGGATCGAGAGTCTGGCGGAGGCGGTCACCGAGGCGGGGCAGGCCCTGGTGTCCGAAGCAGCGGCGGCGGTCCGCAGCCCGCCTGCGCGAGGGTTGGCGAAACCGGAAAGCCTGGCCGAAGCGGCATGA
- a CDS encoding formate--tetrahydrofolate ligase, producing MAVKSDIEIAREASLQPITAIGEKLDIPAESLLQYGPHKAKLSYDFIRSLKDRPDGKLILVTAITPTPAGEGKTTTTVGLGDGLNRIGKRATVCLREPSLGPCFGMKGGAAGGGYAQVVPMEDINLHFTGDFHAIGIAHNLLAAMVDNHIYWGNKAGLDTRRIAFRRVVDMNDRALRQITSSLGGVANGFAREDGFDITVASEIMAIFCLATDLDDLAERIGNIVVGYTRSREPVRAADIKAAPAMAVLLKDALMPNIVQTLENNPAFIHGGPFANIAHGCNSVTATTTALKLADYIVTEAGFGADLGAEKFFNIKCRKAGLAPDAVVLVATVRALKMHGGVAREDLGAENVEAVRAGCSNLARHIENIKKFGVQPVVAVNRFVADTEAELDAVRETAGGLGAEAIVASHWADGGAGTEDLARAVVDICDSGASDFRPLYGDDVSLFGKIETVAKEIYRAAEVTADARVRNQLKDWEEGGYGDFPVCMAKTQYSFSTDPALKGAPEGHAVNVREVRLSAGAGFIVAIAGDIMTMPGLPRVPAAEAIHLDGDGLVQGLF from the coding sequence ATGGCCGTAAAATCCGACATCGAGATCGCCCGCGAAGCCTCCCTGCAGCCGATAACCGCGATCGGCGAAAAGCTCGACATCCCGGCGGAAAGCCTGCTGCAATACGGGCCGCACAAGGCGAAGCTGTCCTACGATTTCATCCGCTCGCTCAAGGACCGGCCGGACGGCAAGCTGATCCTGGTCACCGCGATCACGCCGACCCCGGCCGGCGAAGGCAAGACGACGACGACGGTCGGCCTCGGCGACGGGCTGAACCGGATCGGCAAGCGCGCCACCGTCTGCCTGCGCGAGCCCTCCCTCGGCCCCTGCTTCGGCATGAAGGGCGGCGCGGCCGGCGGCGGCTATGCCCAGGTTGTGCCGATGGAGGACATCAACCTCCACTTCACCGGCGATTTCCACGCCATCGGCATCGCCCACAACCTGCTGGCGGCGATGGTCGACAACCACATCTACTGGGGCAACAAGGCCGGGCTCGACACCCGCCGGATCGCCTTCCGCCGGGTCGTGGACATGAACGACCGGGCGTTGCGCCAGATCACCTCGTCGCTCGGCGGCGTCGCCAACGGCTTCGCCCGCGAGGACGGGTTCGACATCACCGTGGCGTCGGAGATCATGGCGATCTTCTGCCTGGCGACCGACCTGGACGACCTGGCGGAGCGGATCGGCAACATCGTCGTCGGCTACACGCGCAGCCGCGAGCCGGTGCGCGCGGCGGACATCAAGGCCGCGCCGGCGATGGCGGTGCTGCTCAAGGACGCGCTGATGCCGAACATCGTCCAGACTCTGGAGAACAATCCGGCCTTCATTCACGGCGGGCCGTTCGCCAACATCGCTCACGGCTGCAACTCGGTGACGGCGACGACGACGGCGCTCAAGCTGGCCGATTACATCGTGACCGAGGCCGGCTTCGGCGCCGACCTGGGCGCGGAGAAATTCTTCAACATCAAGTGCCGCAAGGCCGGGCTGGCGCCGGACGCCGTGGTCCTGGTCGCCACGGTCCGGGCGCTGAAAATGCACGGCGGCGTGGCGCGGGAGGACCTCGGCGCCGAGAATGTCGAGGCGGTTCGCGCCGGCTGCTCGAACCTGGCGCGGCATATCGAGAATATCAAGAAATTCGGCGTCCAGCCGGTCGTCGCCGTCAACCGGTTCGTTGCCGATACCGAAGCCGAGCTGGATGCCGTGCGCGAGACGGCCGGCGGTCTCGGGGCCGAGGCCATCGTCGCCTCCCACTGGGCGGATGGCGGCGCCGGCACCGAGGACCTGGCGCGGGCCGTCGTCGACATCTGCGACAGCGGCGCATCGGATTTCCGCCCGCTCTACGGCGACGACGTTTCCCTGTTCGGCAAGATCGAGACGGTGGCGAAGGAAATCTACCGTGCGGCCGAAGTCACGGCGGACGCCAGGGTGCGCAACCAGCTCAAGGACTGGGAAGAGGGCGGCTACGGCGATTTCCCGGTCTGCATGGCCAAGACGCAATACAGTTTCTCGACCGACCCGGCGCTCAAGGGCGCGCCGGAGGGTCACGCGGTCAACGTCCGCGAGGTCCGCCTGTCGGCCGGCGCCGGCTTTATCGTGGCGATCGCCGGCGACATCATGACGATGCCCGGCTTGCCCCGCGTCCCCGCCGCCGAAGCCATCCATCTGGACGGGGACGGCCTGGTGCAGGGGTTGTTCTAG
- a CDS encoding FMN-binding glutamate synthase family protein: MLDDPIPGGEGHSKLEVEEKYILGRSQIFTPEVINDIHVKSELGRYRMRGFSIFKKIPHWDDLTFLPGTLTRFVIEGYREKCLTKTVIGPRAKRPLELEIPVYITGMSFGALSFEAKTALARGATMAGTATCSGEGGMIPDERRYSSKWFYQCIQSRYGFNPHHLLLADGCEFFIGQGCKVGLGGHLMGQKVTDQVAEMRSLPAGIDQRSPARHPDWLGPDDLALKILEIREATDGQIPIQLKLGAARVYDDVRMAVKCDPDSIYIDGMEGGTGAGPHLATEETGVPGMAAIRQARRAIDDLGKRGEISLVYAGGIRNGGDVAKALALGADAIAIGHSAMMALNCNKDIPEADFPSEMGVQAGACYHCHTGRCPVGVATQDPLLRKRLNPDEAAERVYNFLHTLTMEAQMMARACGKTNIHSLEPEDLAALTMEASAIAQVPLAGTDFTVGVDDYHHI; the protein is encoded by the coding sequence ATGCTGGACGATCCGATCCCGGGTGGCGAGGGCCACTCCAAGCTGGAAGTCGAGGAAAAATACATCCTCGGCAGGAGCCAGATCTTCACACCCGAAGTCATCAACGACATCCATGTGAAGTCGGAACTCGGCCGCTACCGGATGCGCGGCTTTTCGATCTTCAAGAAAATTCCGCACTGGGACGACCTGACCTTCCTGCCCGGCACGCTGACCCGCTTCGTGATCGAGGGCTATCGCGAGAAATGCCTGACCAAAACGGTCATCGGGCCGCGCGCCAAGCGGCCGCTTGAGCTGGAGATTCCGGTCTACATCACCGGCATGAGTTTCGGCGCCCTGTCGTTCGAAGCCAAGACGGCGCTCGCCCGCGGCGCGACGATGGCCGGCACGGCAACCTGCTCCGGCGAAGGCGGCATGATCCCGGACGAGCGGCGCTATTCGTCCAAGTGGTTCTACCAGTGCATCCAGTCGCGCTACGGCTTCAATCCGCACCATCTGCTGCTCGCCGACGGCTGCGAATTCTTCATCGGCCAGGGCTGCAAGGTCGGCCTCGGCGGTCACCTGATGGGCCAGAAGGTGACCGACCAGGTCGCGGAGATGCGCTCGCTGCCGGCCGGCATCGACCAGCGCTCGCCGGCGCGCCATCCTGACTGGCTGGGGCCCGACGACCTGGCGCTCAAGATTCTCGAAATCCGCGAGGCAACCGACGGGCAGATCCCGATCCAGCTCAAGCTGGGCGCCGCGCGTGTCTACGACGACGTCCGCATGGCGGTGAAGTGTGATCCGGATTCGATCTATATCGACGGCATGGAAGGCGGCACCGGCGCCGGCCCGCACCTGGCGACCGAAGAGACCGGCGTACCCGGCATGGCCGCGATCCGCCAGGCCCGCCGCGCCATCGACGATCTCGGCAAGCGGGGCGAGATCTCGCTGGTCTACGCCGGCGGCATCCGCAACGGCGGCGACGTCGCCAAGGCGCTGGCGCTGGGCGCCGACGCCATCGCGATCGGCCACTCGGCGATGATGGCGCTCAACTGCAACAAGGACATCCCGGAAGCCGATTTCCCTTCGGAAATGGGGGTGCAGGCCGGCGCCTGCTATCACTGCCACACCGGCCGCTGCCCGGTCGGCGTCGCGACCCAGGACCCGCTGCTGCGCAAGCGCCTGAACCCGGACGAGGCCGCCGAGCGCGTCTACAATTTCCTGCACACGCTGACCATGGAAGCGCAGATGATGGCGCGCGCCTGCGGCAAGACCAACATCCACAGCCTCGAGCCGGAAGACCTGGCCGCGCTGACCATGGAAGCCTCTGCGATTGCGCAGGTTCCGCTGGCCGGCACCGACTTCACGGTCGGCGTCGACGATTATCACCACATCTAG
- a CDS encoding GXGXG motif-containing protein — protein sequence MAGVGESVSTQMGMHTEPLTGRDIKTKFTLENEGGFGYDFARDVDFNRRAEIDCADLEPTAINSKIRELMDSGHGSIVVRNPGARHSLIVGILNRMNIIVDGSLGYFGCGLLDGPTVRISGRVGWSFGENMMAGVCVVEKNAGSTFGAALRGGDLVCKGSVGSRTGIDQKGGTILVGGDTGAFSGFMMQRGRMVVCGNAGKNLGDSMYDGTIFIGGEIQDLGVDAVPAELTDLDSAWLTRKLAMYEMLPEQGVDHFTKIVAGKQLWSYDNLEPTEKKLVL from the coding sequence ATGGCAGGCGTAGGCGAGTCCGTCTCGACCCAGATGGGCATGCATACCGAGCCCCTGACGGGCCGGGACATCAAGACCAAGTTCACGCTCGAGAACGAAGGCGGTTTCGGTTACGACTTTGCCCGGGATGTCGATTTCAACCGGCGCGCCGAGATCGATTGCGCCGATCTGGAACCGACGGCGATCAACAGCAAGATCCGCGAACTGATGGATTCCGGCCACGGCAGCATCGTGGTGCGGAATCCGGGCGCCAGGCACTCGCTGATCGTCGGCATCCTGAACCGCATGAACATCATCGTCGACGGCAGCCTGGGCTATTTCGGCTGCGGCCTGCTCGACGGCCCGACGGTGCGGATTTCAGGCCGCGTCGGCTGGTCGTTCGGCGAGAACATGATGGCCGGCGTCTGCGTGGTCGAAAAGAATGCCGGCTCGACCTTCGGCGCCGCACTGCGCGGCGGCGACCTGGTGTGCAAGGGCTCGGTCGGCTCGCGCACCGGGATCGACCAGAAGGGCGGCACCATCCTGGTCGGCGGCGACACCGGCGCCTTTTCCGGCTTCATGATGCAGCGCGGCCGCATGGTCGTGTGCGGCAACGCGGGCAAGAATCTCGGCGATTCCATGTATGACGGCACGATCTTCATCGGCGGCGAGATCCAGGACCTCGGCGTCGACGCGGTCCCGGCGGAGTTGACCGATCTCGACAGCGCCTGGCTGACCCGCAAGCTGGCCATGTACGAGATGCTGCCGGAGCAGGGCGTCGACCATTTCACCAAGATCGTCGCCGGCAAGCAGCTGTGGAGCTACGACAATCTCGAACCGACGGAGAAGAAGCTGGTCCTCTAG